The following DNA comes from Moritella sp. 24.
GATGACATTTTATCTGAAGGTCCACTCGCGCAATATTTTTCTGCCGACACAGTGAGCGTGATGACATGGTTACATAGCCTCAATTTTGATTTGTTACTGTGGGCAATTGGCTTACATGTGATTGCTATTTTAGCTTATAAATTGAAGAAACAGCCATTAGTGAAGGCGATGTTTACAGGTTTTGCAGAATACAAATTAGTTAGCTCTATTGTACAACCAACTATGATGAATGGTTTATTGGCTTGGGTCATCTATGCCTGTATTGCAGGTTTGATTTGGTGGCAATGGGGGCATGAAAACTTAGGCTACCTGATTTATTGATCACGGTTATTTAAAATAATACATAAAGTGTATTCTTGCAGACATTAAAGCTAAATTTTCAGCTTTAATGTCTGAATCTTTTAAGCATGTAGCAGTATTGAAATCAGCATCTCCCATTGACCTCTCATTCATCACTATCAATCCTATACTCCTTTTCATGCATGACATTAACGTTCTAATGTCTGATATATCTATTTTCAAGGAGTCGAAATAAATGATAGATGAAATACAATTTTACGAACCCAACGATGATTTTGGTTTTCTGTCTAATTTTGCATTAGCACCAATTAATATCGCAGGGGTGAAATGGCCAAGCAGCGAACACTTTTATCAAGCTCAGAAATTTAGTGACCCACAACTACAGGATGTTATTCGCAACGCACCCACGCCAGATGAAGCATTCCGTTTAAGTCGAGAGTATGCGCAATTCATTAAGTTAGATTGGTTAGATGAACGTGATAATGTTATGCGGGATATCGTACTTGAAAAGTTCAGTCAGAACCCGTCATATGCATATCAACTTGTTGCCACTGGCGAACAAATTTTAACTGAGCACTCCCATAAAGATGCATATTGGGGGGATGGCGGTGACGGTAGCGGGCGTAATGAATTAGGTAAAATATTAATGGCTGTGCGAAATGATTTAGCGCAGCAAACACCTTATAATCTCGTATCTTATGTTGATAGCGCAAAATTGCCGACTAAATTCGGTACATTTCAGATGAATGGCTTTACTGAAAAAGCCACAGGTAAAGAGCACTTAGCGTTAGTGTATGGCAAGATTGATCCCAATGAACCGGTGTTAATTCGTTTACACTCAGAATGTTTAACAGGCGACGCTTTATTTAGTGCGCGCTGTGATTGCGGTTTTCAATTAGCGAAAGCAATGCAAAATATTGTCGCTAAAGGTAGCGGGGTTATTCTCTATTTACGCCAAGAAGGTCGAGGAATTGGTTTATTAAACAAGATTCGAGCTTATCATTTACAAGATG
Coding sequences within:
- the ribA gene encoding GTP cyclohydrolase II — protein: MIDEIQFYEPNDDFGFLSNFALAPINIAGVKWPSSEHFYQAQKFSDPQLQDVIRNAPTPDEAFRLSREYAQFIKLDWLDERDNVMRDIVLEKFSQNPSYAYQLVATGEQILTEHSHKDAYWGDGGDGSGRNELGKILMAVRNDLAQQTPYNLVSYVDSAKLPTKFGTFQMNGFTEKATGKEHLALVYGKIDPNEPVLIRLHSECLTGDALFSARCDCGFQLAKAMQNIVAKGSGVILYLRQEGRGIGLLNKIRAYHLQDDGADTVEANERLGFAADMRDYTFCKGMLGHLNINTVNLMTNNPRKVNALLRAGINIAERVPLQEGNNPYNADYLKTKASKLGHMFESDFIN